One Thioalkalivibrio sp. ALJ12 genomic window carries:
- the fliM gene encoding flagellar motor switch protein FliM — MAQTDILSQDEIDALLHGVDDGDIETDDPFPNDGEAREFNFATQDRIVRGRMPTLEMINERFARHLRVRLFNMLRRSAELSVVGTRVSKFSEYMHSLFVPTSLNLVRAHPLHGTGLFVFDPKLVFILVDNFFGGDGRYHTRIEGRDFTPMEMRVVHGILEGAFEDMVKAWQPVMDLRFEFLNSEVNPQFANIVSPTEIVVISEFHIELDGGGGNLHFTLPYSMIEPIREQLDTGLQSDRSDVDQRWMKALEEEIQDAEVEVSSTLTETEVTVQELLDIQPGDIIPINLPETVTLRVEDIPLFRGKFGVSDGKNAIQVTDRIIKR; from the coding sequence ATGGCGCAAACGGACATCCTCAGCCAGGACGAGATCGACGCCCTCCTTCATGGGGTCGATGACGGCGATATCGAAACGGATGACCCGTTTCCGAATGACGGAGAGGCCCGCGAGTTCAACTTCGCGACGCAGGATCGGATCGTGCGTGGGCGGATGCCCACGCTGGAGATGATCAACGAGCGCTTTGCACGACACCTCCGGGTACGCCTGTTCAATATGCTGCGTCGCTCTGCGGAGCTCTCCGTGGTCGGCACTCGGGTCTCGAAGTTCTCGGAGTACATGCACTCCTTGTTCGTGCCGACCAGCCTGAACCTGGTGCGGGCGCATCCGCTGCACGGGACTGGTCTGTTCGTGTTCGACCCGAAGCTGGTGTTCATCCTGGTCGACAACTTCTTTGGTGGCGACGGTCGCTACCACACGCGCATCGAGGGACGGGATTTCACGCCGATGGAGATGCGCGTGGTCCACGGCATCCTCGAAGGCGCATTCGAGGACATGGTCAAGGCCTGGCAGCCGGTGATGGATCTGCGCTTCGAGTTCCTGAACTCGGAGGTGAACCCGCAGTTCGCCAATATCGTCTCGCCCACGGAGATCGTCGTGATCAGCGAGTTCCATATCGAGCTCGATGGTGGCGGCGGCAATCTGCATTTCACCTTGCCGTACTCGATGATCGAGCCGATCCGCGAGCAGCTGGATACCGGGCTGCAATCGGACCGGTCCGACGTGGATCAACGCTGGATGAAGGCGCTGGAAGAAGAGATTCAGGACGCGGAAGTCGAGGTGAGCTCCACCCTGACCGAGACCGAAGTGACGGTGCAAGAGCTGCTCGACATCCAGCCGGGGGACATCATCCCGATCAATCTCCCCGAGACCGTTACCTTGAGAGTCGAAGATATCCCGCTGTTTCGTGGGAAGTTTGGCGTATCCGATGGCAAGAATGCGATCCAGGTGACGGATCGCATTATCAAGCGATAG
- the fliN gene encoding flagellar motor switch protein FliN, whose product MADTEDNKKDDESLASSEDSDVTTEAAEGESEEDQDALADEWAAALAEQKDTDGEPAADPDELLNQAQASSSGSESADPLMGAEKRERKHKPDPEAEPLKPEELAASAGMSAEDINLQMVLDVPVTISMEIGRSRIPIRNLLQLNQGSVVELDRLAGEALDVLVNGTLIAHGEVVVVNEKFGIRLTDVISPSERIRKLK is encoded by the coding sequence ATGGCAGACACCGAAGACAACAAGAAAGACGACGAGAGCCTGGCTTCCAGTGAGGACAGTGACGTGACCACGGAGGCAGCCGAAGGGGAATCCGAAGAGGACCAGGACGCCCTGGCGGACGAATGGGCCGCAGCGCTGGCCGAGCAGAAGGACACCGACGGTGAGCCGGCCGCCGATCCGGACGAGCTGTTGAATCAGGCCCAGGCCAGCAGTAGCGGAAGTGAATCGGCCGATCCCCTGATGGGAGCGGAGAAAAGGGAGCGCAAGCACAAGCCCGATCCGGAGGCCGAACCTCTGAAGCCGGAGGAACTGGCGGCGTCGGCCGGCATGTCGGCCGAGGACATTAATCTGCAGATGGTGCTGGATGTCCCGGTCACCATCTCGATGGAGATCGGTCGCAGCCGCATCCCCATTCGCAATCTGCTGCAGTTGAACCAGGGGTCGGTGGTGGAGCTCGACCGACTCGCGGGGGAGGCGTTGGATGTGCTCGTGAACGGGACGCTCATCGCGCATGGCGAGGTGGTCGTGGTCAACGAGAAGTTCGGCATACGGCTGACTGACGTGATCAGCCCCAGTGAACGCATTCGCAAGCTCAAGTAA
- the fliO gene encoding flagellar biosynthetic protein FliO, with protein MKLRFAHWLAVLGLTGTGGLWPAIGLAEEANGGISAAAHLTQMIGGLVIVIIAIVVLGWILRRTQGGLSRGSQTIELVAVRSVGTRERLMLVQVGEEQVLIGVAPSGMRTLHTLREPVSVEEATTPDFSSALRRAVSGRREAGGERS; from the coding sequence ATGAAACTACGATTTGCACATTGGCTGGCAGTCCTCGGACTGACCGGCACAGGGGGGCTCTGGCCTGCGATTGGCCTCGCCGAGGAGGCGAACGGCGGGATCTCGGCCGCCGCCCACCTGACGCAGATGATCGGCGGGCTGGTCATCGTGATCATCGCGATCGTCGTTCTGGGCTGGATTCTTCGCCGGACCCAGGGTGGCCTGAGCCGGGGTTCGCAGACCATCGAGCTGGTGGCGGTGCGCTCGGTGGGGACGCGCGAGCGCCTGATGCTGGTCCAGGTAGGGGAGGAGCAGGTCCTGATCGGGGTCGCACCCTCGGGGATGCGGACCCTGCACACGCTGCGGGAGCCGGTCAGCGTCGAGGAGGCAACGACGCCTGACTTCTCCAGTGCGCTGCGCCGAGCCGTCTCGGGTCGGCGCGAGGCGGGAGGCGAGCGGTCGTGA
- the fliP gene encoding flagellar type III secretion system pore protein FliP (The bacterial flagellar biogenesis protein FliP forms a type III secretion system (T3SS)-type pore required for flagellar assembly.), with protein sequence MAGRLRYLPRAVLALALLLLPGLAWGQFGGEGIEALTVTTDGEGGETYSVTLQILLLMTLLTLLPAALIMMTAFTRILVVLAILRQGLGTTQTPSNQILIGLAFFLTLFVMAPVFDEIYESAVVPYMNEEMGTEEVLQAGVQPLREFMLAHTRESDIRMFAEINGIDGFDDADDIPLRLLVPAFVTSELKTAFQIGFLILIPFLIIDLVVASVLMSMGMVMLSPLIISLPFKVMLFVLVDGWALMMNTLATSFFV encoded by the coding sequence ATGGCGGGTCGGCTCAGGTACCTGCCGCGCGCCGTTCTGGCGCTGGCGCTGTTGCTGCTTCCGGGGCTGGCCTGGGGTCAGTTCGGCGGCGAGGGGATCGAGGCGCTGACGGTGACCACCGACGGCGAGGGCGGCGAGACCTATTCCGTCACCCTGCAGATCCTGCTGCTGATGACGCTGCTGACGTTGTTGCCGGCGGCGCTGATCATGATGACGGCATTTACCCGCATCCTCGTGGTGCTGGCGATCCTGCGCCAGGGGCTGGGGACGACGCAGACCCCCTCGAACCAGATCCTCATTGGCCTGGCGTTCTTCCTCACCCTGTTCGTGATGGCACCCGTATTCGACGAGATCTACGAGAGCGCCGTGGTCCCGTACATGAACGAGGAGATGGGGACCGAAGAAGTCCTGCAGGCCGGTGTGCAGCCCCTTCGCGAATTCATGCTCGCGCACACCCGCGAGAGCGATATCCGCATGTTTGCCGAGATCAACGGCATCGACGGATTCGATGACGCTGATGACATCCCGTTGCGCCTGCTGGTGCCGGCTTTCGTAACCAGCGAACTGAAGACGGCCTTCCAGATCGGATTCCTGATCCTGATTCCGTTCCTGATTATCGACCTGGTGGTGGCGTCCGTCCTGATGTCGATGGGGATGGTCATGTTGTCGCCGCTGATCATCTCGCTGCCGTTCAAGGTGATGCTGTTCGTCCTCGTCGATGGCTGGGCGCTGATGATGAACACGCTTGCCACCAGCTTCTTCGTTTAG
- the fliQ gene encoding flagellar biosynthesis protein FliQ produces the protein MTPEMVVDVGRETLTVVVLLAAPPLLTALAVGLAIGMLQAATQIQEMTLSFIPKLLAMFAALLISGHWMLALIIEYTERLYDAAPGMVG, from the coding sequence ATGACACCCGAAATGGTGGTTGATGTCGGGCGCGAGACGCTCACGGTCGTGGTCCTGCTGGCCGCGCCGCCGCTGCTGACGGCCCTGGCCGTGGGCCTGGCGATCGGGATGCTGCAGGCCGCGACCCAGATCCAGGAGATGACGCTGTCCTTCATCCCCAAGCTGCTGGCGATGTTTGCCGCCTTGCTGATCTCCGGACACTGGATGCTGGCGCTGATCATCGAATACACGGAGCGACTCTATGATGCCGCGCCGGGCATGGTGGGGTAG
- the fliR gene encoding flagellar biosynthetic protein FliR, whose translation MEQILVWVGAVMWPFARIGAMLLVMPVFGGDQLTATVRILFALVLAIFVAMQGPALPAVDPISIEGVVVTVHQILIGLVMGFILQMVFSALTQAGEVIALSMGLGFASIVDPAQGVQVPVVSTIFVIMATLIFLAMNGHLIALELLLTSFETLPVAPSGLDAEALASLIAFGSVMFQGAVLVAIPAVASLLLVNLSMGVITRASPQLNIFAVGFPMMILMGFILLMLTMPGLPERLGDLLFDGFGLMQAMLGF comes from the coding sequence ATGGAGCAGATCCTCGTGTGGGTGGGGGCGGTCATGTGGCCGTTTGCCCGCATTGGGGCGATGCTCCTGGTGATGCCGGTGTTCGGCGGTGATCAGCTCACCGCGACGGTGCGCATCCTGTTTGCCCTGGTGCTGGCGATCTTCGTGGCCATGCAGGGGCCGGCGCTGCCAGCAGTGGACCCGATCAGCATCGAGGGCGTGGTGGTGACCGTGCACCAGATCCTGATCGGTCTGGTGATGGGCTTCATCCTGCAGATGGTCTTTTCCGCACTGACGCAGGCCGGCGAGGTGATCGCACTGTCGATGGGTCTTGGTTTCGCCTCGATCGTGGATCCGGCACAGGGCGTGCAGGTGCCGGTGGTCTCCACGATCTTCGTGATCATGGCCACGTTGATCTTCCTGGCAATGAATGGGCATCTGATCGCGCTCGAGCTGCTTCTGACCAGCTTCGAGACGCTGCCGGTCGCCCCCTCGGGGCTGGATGCCGAGGCGCTGGCGTCGCTGATCGCGTTTGGCAGTGTCATGTTCCAGGGGGCCGTGCTGGTTGCGATCCCGGCGGTGGCCTCGCTGCTGCTGGTCAACCTGTCGATGGGGGTGATTACCCGGGCCTCGCCGCAGCTGAACATCTTCGCGGTGGGCTTTCCGATGATGATCCTGATGGGCTTCATCCTGCTGATGCTGACCATGCCCGGGTTGCCGGAGCGGCTTGGGGATCTGTTGTTCGACGGCTTTGGCCTGATGCAAGCGATGCTGGGGTTCTAG
- the flhB gene encoding flagellar biosynthesis protein FlhB, with translation MAENESGQEKTEQPTPKRLREAKEKGQVPRSRELSTFLVLMAAGGFMTFFGPTMGGQLAEQTAGRFDIERDLAYDSSLLLPYLSEQIFMTLRTLLPLFGVLMVAAVLAPILIGGANFSWQAAKPKASKLNPLKGLKRIFSWQGLMEFGKTFAKFVLIAGVAMSVLWAFSDRLLMLGYEPLEQAIAHAAQLALGTFVAVSAALILVAAIDAPFQMWNHQKQLRMTRQELKDEYKETDGKPEVKQKIRQLQQEMAQRRMMEEVPKADVVITNPTHYAVAITYEASRMAAPKLVAKGVDEVAASIRAVADEHKIIRVEAPRVARAIYFTTDLNQEIPNGLFVAVARILAYVYQLKRADADVAMPDDLPVPEDYLDPQQPRGRRRNR, from the coding sequence ATGGCCGAGAACGAGAGCGGACAAGAGAAAACCGAACAACCGACTCCGAAACGCCTGCGCGAGGCGAAGGAGAAGGGTCAGGTCCCGCGTTCGCGGGAGCTGTCGACCTTCCTCGTACTGATGGCGGCCGGCGGATTCATGACGTTCTTCGGCCCGACGATGGGCGGGCAGCTGGCCGAACAGACGGCCGGGCGCTTCGACATCGAGCGTGATCTGGCCTATGACAGCTCGCTGCTGCTGCCGTATCTGTCGGAACAGATCTTTATGACGTTGCGCACGCTGCTGCCGCTTTTTGGCGTGCTGATGGTCGCGGCGGTACTGGCGCCCATCCTGATCGGCGGCGCCAACTTCTCCTGGCAGGCGGCGAAACCCAAGGCCTCCAAGCTGAACCCGCTCAAGGGTCTCAAGCGCATTTTTTCGTGGCAGGGTTTGATGGAGTTTGGCAAGACCTTCGCCAAGTTCGTGCTCATCGCGGGTGTCGCGATGTCGGTGTTGTGGGCCTTTTCGGATCGCCTGCTGATGCTCGGCTACGAGCCCCTTGAGCAAGCGATCGCGCACGCGGCGCAGCTGGCGCTGGGGACGTTCGTGGCGGTCTCGGCCGCACTGATCCTGGTGGCCGCGATCGACGCGCCGTTTCAGATGTGGAACCACCAGAAGCAGCTGCGCATGACGCGCCAGGAGCTGAAGGACGAGTACAAGGAGACCGACGGCAAGCCGGAGGTCAAGCAGAAGATCCGGCAGCTGCAGCAGGAGATGGCGCAGCGCCGGATGATGGAGGAAGTCCCGAAGGCCGACGTGGTCATCACCAACCCGACCCACTACGCGGTAGCGATTACCTACGAGGCCTCGCGCATGGCTGCGCCGAAGCTCGTGGCGAAGGGCGTGGACGAGGTCGCGGCGTCGATCCGCGCGGTCGCGGACGAACACAAAATCATTCGCGTCGAGGCACCCCGGGTGGCGCGTGCAATCTACTTCACCACGGACCTGAACCAGGAGATCCCGAACGGGCTGTTCGTCGCAGTCGCGCGCATCCTCGCCTACGTCTATCAGCTGAAGCGCGCGGATGCAGACGTCGCGATGCCGGATGACCTGCCGGTGCCGGAAGACTATCTCGATCCGCAGCAGCCGCGCGGCCGTCGGAGGAACCGCTAA
- the flhA gene encoding flagellar biosynthesis protein FlhA, with amino-acid sequence MAFFDRLGTVGKWGLGAPILLIAMLSMMVLPLPPIALDVLFTFNIALSLVVIMVAVYTPRPLEFAVFPTVLLVATLLRLALNVASTRVILLEGHTGTDAAGQVIQAFGDFVVGGNYTVGLVVFAILIIINFVVVTKGAGRVSEVSARFTLDSMPGKQMAIDADLNAGILTQEEARKRREEIASEADFYGSMDGASKFVRGDAIAGILILFVNIIGGLTIGTLQHGMSMGDAATNYVLLTIGDGLVAQIPSLVLSSATAIIVTRVSSTQDMGQQVFGQMFSNPRVLYVAGGVIAALGLVPGMPNAVFLGLASLAIGSAYLMQRREREQAVEVERVPDEAADTSPENRDLTWDDVPPIDLVSLEVGYRLIPLVDRTQDGQLMGRIKGVRRKLSQELGFLLQPVHIRDNLELSPNAYRISLLGVTVAEAEVFPDRELAINPGEVFGTVPGTPTKDPTFNLDALWIDPADRDQAQGAGYTVVDCSTVIATHLSQVFRENAHRLIGHEEAQHLLDQLARHSPKLVENLVPKTLSLSVILKVLQNLLAEQVSIRDLRTIAETLAEEGVKSQDPGVLTAAVRVSLSRSIVQDLVGPDDELPLIALDPSLEQLLHKSLQGSNGETVGLEPGLAERLQRSVSEAAQRQEASGQPAILVVAPEIRSWIAGWLRGAVRSLAVLAFTEIPDNRRIRVVATVGQEDSARQATPTGA; translated from the coding sequence ATGGCCTTCTTCGACCGCCTGGGGACTGTCGGCAAGTGGGGCCTGGGGGCGCCGATCCTGCTGATCGCGATGCTCTCGATGATGGTGCTGCCGCTGCCGCCCATCGCCCTGGACGTCCTGTTCACCTTCAACATCGCGCTGTCGCTGGTCGTAATCATGGTCGCGGTCTACACGCCGCGGCCGCTGGAGTTCGCGGTCTTCCCGACCGTGCTGCTGGTCGCCACATTGCTGCGCCTGGCGCTGAACGTGGCCTCCACGCGCGTGATCCTGCTGGAGGGGCATACCGGGACCGATGCTGCGGGCCAGGTGATTCAGGCCTTCGGCGATTTCGTCGTGGGCGGCAACTACACCGTCGGTCTGGTGGTGTTCGCCATCCTGATCATCATCAACTTTGTGGTGGTGACCAAGGGCGCCGGGCGTGTCTCCGAAGTGAGTGCTCGATTCACCCTGGATTCCATGCCGGGCAAGCAGATGGCGATCGACGCCGACCTGAATGCCGGAATTCTGACCCAGGAAGAGGCGCGCAAGCGCCGCGAGGAGATCGCCAGCGAGGCGGACTTCTACGGCTCGATGGACGGTGCCTCGAAGTTCGTGCGCGGGGACGCAATCGCCGGGATTCTCATCCTGTTCGTGAACATCATTGGCGGCCTGACTATCGGCACGCTGCAGCACGGCATGTCGATGGGCGACGCCGCGACGAACTACGTGCTGCTGACCATTGGCGATGGTCTGGTCGCGCAGATCCCGTCGCTGGTGCTGTCCTCGGCCACCGCGATCATCGTGACCCGTGTCTCCAGCACCCAGGACATGGGCCAGCAGGTGTTCGGGCAGATGTTCTCCAACCCGCGCGTGCTGTACGTGGCAGGTGGCGTGATCGCCGCGCTGGGGCTGGTGCCGGGTATGCCCAATGCCGTATTCCTGGGTCTCGCCTCGCTGGCCATCGGATCGGCCTACCTGATGCAGCGGCGCGAGCGCGAGCAGGCCGTGGAGGTGGAGCGCGTGCCTGACGAAGCGGCGGACACCAGTCCGGAAAATCGCGATCTCACCTGGGACGACGTGCCGCCGATCGACCTCGTCTCCCTGGAAGTCGGCTATCGTCTGATCCCGCTGGTGGATCGCACTCAGGACGGTCAGCTGATGGGTCGGATTAAGGGTGTGCGCCGCAAGCTCTCCCAGGAGCTGGGGTTCCTGCTGCAACCGGTCCATATCCGCGACAACCTGGAACTGAGTCCGAATGCCTATCGCATCTCCCTGCTGGGTGTCACGGTGGCGGAGGCCGAGGTCTTCCCCGATCGCGAGTTGGCGATCAATCCGGGCGAGGTGTTCGGCACCGTTCCGGGCACGCCGACCAAGGATCCGACCTTCAATCTGGACGCCTTGTGGATCGATCCGGCGGATCGCGATCAGGCGCAGGGCGCCGGCTACACCGTGGTCGACTGTTCCACCGTGATCGCCACGCATCTGTCGCAGGTCTTCCGCGAGAACGCCCATCGCCTGATTGGTCACGAAGAGGCCCAGCATCTGCTGGACCAGCTGGCACGGCATTCGCCGAAGCTGGTCGAGAATCTGGTGCCGAAGACACTCTCGCTGTCGGTAATCCTGAAGGTCCTGCAGAACCTGCTGGCCGAGCAGGTCTCGATCCGCGACCTGCGCACGATCGCCGAAACCCTGGCAGAGGAGGGCGTGAAGAGTCAGGATCCCGGCGTTTTGACTGCGGCCGTGCGTGTCTCGCTGTCGCGCTCGATCGTGCAGGACCTAGTGGGGCCGGACGATGAGCTGCCATTGATCGCGCTCGATCCCTCGTTGGAACAGCTCTTGCATAAGTCTCTTCAGGGCAGTAATGGCGAGACCGTGGGGCTGGAACCGGGCCTGGCGGAACGCCTGCAGCGGTCGGTGTCCGAGGCGGCCCAGCGCCAGGAAGCCAGCGGGCAGCCGGCCATCCTGGTGGTGGCCCCGGAGATCCGCTCCTGGATTGCCGGGTGGCTCCGCGGAGCCGTGCGCAGCCTGGCGGTGCTGGCCTTTACCGAGATCCCCGATAACCGGCGGATCCGCGTGGTGGCCACGGTGGGCCAGGAAGACTCGGCCCGGCAGGCAACGCCCACAGGTGCCTGA
- the flhF gene encoding flagellar biosynthesis protein FlhF, translating to MRDAMRQVREQQGEDAVILSSRRVDGWLEVVAALEDGDAGVSEREQQAAVNAVHAPREAPASASRPSPGSGSAWPADPELAAMRQELRDLRSLLTRQHSDNEAAQWAARHPLAAECKARLMDRGFSESLARSLAGSILDDSTVEQAWERLRARLSGAIATRHPDILDEGGVLALVGPTGVGKTTTLARIALRQIRRMGADSVTLVTLDTQRIGATRQLQAFAQMAGVSLRVLQSPRELRDMTARAEDGHLILVDTAGQAPSAVGDESLFAGWPDRVRRESWLVVSATTQAAALRRVLDAFRKTEPSALVLTKLDEAEQLGETLSVLLDQHLGLTFVSDGQRIAEDFHRVETGDLTRRALGEERGPARRSSRDERWTDASLAEFSNAGRNAPSPRRTQDAGVLEMIHPVGKGRYATH from the coding sequence ATGCGCGATGCGATGCGGCAGGTGCGTGAACAGCAGGGCGAGGATGCCGTGATCCTGTCGAGCCGCCGTGTCGATGGTTGGCTGGAGGTTGTCGCGGCGCTGGAAGATGGCGATGCGGGGGTCTCGGAGCGCGAGCAGCAGGCTGCGGTGAACGCGGTCCATGCCCCGCGTGAGGCGCCGGCATCCGCCTCGCGTCCGAGCCCGGGCTCGGGCTCGGCCTGGCCCGCGGACCCCGAGCTCGCCGCGATGCGCCAGGAGCTGCGGGATCTGCGCAGCCTGCTCACCCGCCAGCACAGCGACAACGAGGCCGCACAGTGGGCGGCGCGGCATCCGCTGGCGGCGGAGTGCAAGGCGCGTCTGATGGACCGTGGGTTCAGCGAGTCACTGGCGCGCAGTCTCGCCGGGAGTATTCTCGACGACAGCACGGTGGAGCAGGCCTGGGAGAGGCTGCGCGCACGCCTTTCCGGGGCGATCGCGACCCGCCATCCGGACATCCTGGATGAAGGTGGCGTGCTGGCCCTGGTGGGGCCTACGGGGGTGGGCAAGACCACTACACTCGCACGCATTGCCTTGCGTCAAATCCGTCGTATGGGTGCGGATTCGGTTACGCTGGTCACACTGGACACCCAGCGCATTGGGGCCACGCGCCAGCTGCAGGCGTTCGCGCAGATGGCGGGCGTGTCATTGCGGGTGCTGCAGAGCCCGCGCGAGTTGCGCGACATGACCGCGCGGGCAGAGGATGGGCATCTGATTCTGGTCGACACCGCCGGGCAGGCACCTTCCGCGGTGGGCGACGAGTCGCTGTTTGCCGGCTGGCCGGACCGTGTCCGGCGCGAGAGCTGGCTGGTCGTCTCCGCGACCACTCAGGCGGCGGCGCTGCGAAGGGTGCTGGATGCGTTCCGGAAGACGGAGCCATCGGCGCTGGTGCTGACCAAACTCGACGAAGCCGAACAGTTGGGGGAGACGTTGTCGGTATTGCTCGATCAACACCTTGGGCTCACGTTTGTCAGCGATGGACAGCGGATTGCCGAAGACTTCCACCGGGTCGAGACGGGCGATCTGACCCGGCGGGCGCTCGGCGAAGAGCGCGGCCCCGCGCGTCGATCCTCCCGCGATGAACGATGGACCGATGCAAGCCTGGCGGAGTTCTCGAATGCCGGCCGCAATGCGCCGTCGCCGCGCCGTACTCAGGATGCGGGCGTTCTGGAGATGATCCATCCGGTGGGGAAAGGACGCTATGCCACGCACTAA
- a CDS encoding MinD/ParA family protein, which produces MPRTNQPLKVIAVASGKGGVGKTNVSVNLSVALARLGREVMLFDADLGLANADVLLGLRPERTLHDLVTGQVDDLQDVLIEGPEGIKVIPSASGIAAMANLTQLEHNGLIQAFSAYSKPLDVLVVDTAAGLQESVTTFCRAVQETLVVVCDEPASITDAYALIKVLHRDHGMRRFRLVTNMVQDRAGAERLLQKLTTVCDNYLPEVILDLAGYIPMDEHLRKAIQKRAPVVQQYPGSPAAKAFTELARAVDRWPVARGADGGVGFFVERMLQSA; this is translated from the coding sequence ATGCCACGCACTAATCAGCCGTTGAAGGTCATTGCGGTTGCCTCCGGCAAGGGCGGCGTCGGCAAGACCAATGTGTCGGTCAACCTGTCCGTGGCGCTCGCGCGGCTGGGCCGCGAGGTCATGCTGTTTGATGCCGACTTGGGGCTGGCCAATGCCGATGTGCTGCTCGGACTGCGACCCGAGCGCACCCTGCATGACCTGGTGACCGGACAGGTGGACGACCTCCAGGATGTGCTGATCGAGGGCCCGGAGGGGATCAAGGTCATCCCGTCGGCCTCGGGGATCGCGGCGATGGCGAATCTCACGCAGCTCGAGCACAACGGTTTGATCCAGGCATTCAGCGCCTATTCCAAGCCGCTGGATGTGCTGGTGGTGGATACGGCAGCGGGCCTGCAGGAATCCGTCACGACCTTCTGTCGAGCGGTCCAGGAGACCCTGGTCGTCGTCTGCGACGAGCCGGCGTCCATCACCGATGCCTATGCCTTGATCAAGGTGCTGCATCGAGATCATGGCATGCGGCGTTTCCGGCTGGTCACGAATATGGTCCAGGACCGCGCGGGCGCCGAGCGCTTGTTGCAGAAACTCACCACGGTTTGCGACAACTACCTGCCGGAAGTCATCCTGGATCTCGCCGGTTACATCCCGATGGACGAGCATCTGCGCAAGGCCATCCAGAAACGGGCACCGGTCGTGCAGCAATATCCGGGCAGCCCGGCGGCCAAGGCCTTTACCGAACTCGCCCGTGCGGTCGACCGCTGGCCGGTGGCCCGTGGTGCCGATGGTGGTGTCGGGTTTTTCGTCGAACGGATGCTGCAGAGCGCATGA
- a CDS encoding RNA polymerase sigma factor FliA, whose product MMATRNRLHGYENVAAAGHEQRVAEHIELVHRIAHHLMARLPSSVQVDDLIQAGMIGLLEAARQFEGGQGATFATYAGIRIRGAMIDELRRSDWTPRSVHRNSRKIAEAIQTVEAREGRAARGVEVAEELEVPIDEYYSMLQDHAGAHLFALDDLGGTDGDADRVIEGQEASPSRTIEAGEFREELAAALGDLPERERLVLSLYYIEELNLREIGAVLGVTESRVSQIRSQAVIRLRARLGSWLEDGEALQLF is encoded by the coding sequence ATGATGGCGACGCGTAATCGCCTCCACGGATACGAGAACGTGGCCGCAGCCGGCCACGAGCAGCGCGTCGCGGAACATATCGAGCTGGTGCACCGCATCGCGCACCATCTGATGGCTCGCCTCCCTTCCTCGGTCCAGGTCGATGACCTGATCCAGGCCGGCATGATTGGCCTGCTGGAGGCCGCGCGGCAATTCGAGGGCGGGCAGGGCGCGACGTTTGCGACCTACGCCGGGATTCGCATCCGTGGCGCGATGATCGACGAGTTACGCCGCAGTGACTGGACCCCGAGATCGGTGCACCGCAACAGCCGCAAGATCGCCGAGGCGATCCAGACGGTCGAGGCCAGGGAGGGGCGTGCGGCGCGCGGGGTCGAGGTGGCCGAGGAACTCGAGGTCCCGATCGACGAGTACTACTCGATGCTGCAGGACCATGCCGGCGCCCATCTGTTCGCGCTGGATGATCTGGGCGGCACCGATGGTGATGCGGACCGGGTGATCGAGGGGCAGGAGGCCTCGCCCTCGCGCACGATCGAGGCCGGGGAGTTTCGCGAGGAGCTGGCCGCCGCGCTGGGCGATTTGCCCGAACGCGAACGTCTGGTGTTGTCGCTTTATTACATCGAGGAGCTCAACCTGCGCGAGATTGGCGCGGTACTCGGGGTGACCGAGTCGCGCGTCAGCCAGATCCGCAGTCAGGCCGTTATCCGACTGCGCGCGCGCCTGGGCTCCTGGCTCGAAGACGGCGAGGCTTTGCAGTTATTCTGA
- the cheY gene encoding chemotaxis response regulator CheY, whose translation MKILIVDDFSTMRRIIKNLLRDLGFNNTQEADDGSTALPMLQNGDFDFLITDWNMPNMPGIDLLRAVRADEKLKTMPVLMVTAEAKRDQIVEAAEAGVNGYVVKPFTAETLKEKIDKIFERIESQG comes from the coding sequence ATGAAAATTCTCATCGTGGACGACTTCTCCACGATGCGACGGATCATCAAGAACCTGTTGCGTGATCTTGGCTTCAACAACACCCAAGAGGCCGATGACGGCAGCACGGCATTGCCGATGCTCCAGAACGGCGACTTCGATTTTCTGATTACCGACTGGAACATGCCCAATATGCCGGGCATCGACCTGCTGCGGGCGGTGCGTGCCGACGAGAAGCTGAAGACGATGCCGGTGCTGATGGTGACGGCGGAGGCCAAGCGGGATCAGATCGTCGAGGCGGCCGAGGCGGGCGTGAACGGCTACGTGGTGAAGCCCTTTACTGCGGAAACCCTCAAGGAAAAGATCGACAAAATATTCGAACGCATTGAATCCCAAGGCTAG